DNA from Chiloscyllium plagiosum isolate BGI_BamShark_2017 chromosome 44, ASM401019v2, whole genome shotgun sequence:
ATCACATGGCTGATTTTGTGAGCTGGAATCAAACACTGATGAGACCGTGGTCAGAGGTCAATTCAACTATTCTGGGTGGAAATAATGGCCTCAACTGCTCGATGGCCAACAATGAAGATAATAGTTTCATTGCTCGAATTGGCATCATTCCCATTGTCCTCGCCCCAGTAATTATCTTGAGCATCATTGGAAACTCAGTTGCATTGTGGCTTCTCATACAAAAGAAGATATCATCACCGACAGATGTCCTCCATCTTAACTTAACCATAATGAACATTTTTACCATGATATCTGAAACGGTTATTTTGCTACAAATTATAAAACCACTTATCGCAACAGAGATTCTTAGTCGTATCAACATTATTGCGAATGTATTCGTCTTATATGGGAATCCAGTCGTTATGACCTGCATTGCGATTGACCAATACATCGCTGTAGTCCACCCCATCAAGTTTCAGACGTGGAGAAGGCGCCAATATTATGTCATTCTGACGATTGCAATTTGGTTCATTCTGTTCGTGCAGAGTCTGGTGGCCTATTTCATTACAACAGGTCCATTGCACGAATTACTGTCATGTGATGCTCAAATTGTTCTCTGGGAGGAGAATATAGTGGTTTTACTGTGCCACGAATTGTTCACATTTTTCATCCCAATCCTAATTCTATTGTCCTGCTATGCCATAACCGCTAAGAAATTAATTGCAGTCGGTTCTGGGAAGGAATCGATGACAGTTATGAAGAAGAAGGCACTGAGAACTATTCTAGCCATTCTGGCTCTTCTTCTTTGTTGTTTTGCTCCATTTCATATGTTTGAATTGTCTTTTGGTTTAAAGAGCTTGTTGGGTAACTCGGGAGAAATGATAAAGTGGTACCTTTACTATATTCGACCATACACCTGGGCCTTCACGTCTGTTAACACGGTTTTCAATCCATTGCTCTACATTTTCAAATCCCAAACCTTTCAGTGGAGAACAGACTTCCGTTTTGTGCAACGCATACTGAATGGTAAAGTGACATCCAGGAACGTCCCTTAATTCCGCACTTGTCACGTTCTGATCCTATCTATGCTTTCATATATCCATTCCTCCACTCATCCATTTCTCAATCGTTACATTTATGCATCCATCTATTCATTATCACCTGTAATCCTTTTGACTCTTATTTAACTAACACATTTCATTTAATACATTGAGTGCTCATTTCCAAACATCACTTCCTTTCCTGACAGACCACCATATGCACTTATCCTTTCCCGTAGTATATTACTGAATAACTTTTCTATTCTGATTAGTGCAGCATTGTGAAATCACAAATTGTATCACGCGGGGGAACATACTGGGCCTTGGTTAAATGTCTCACTGACAAAACCACATCTCTACTAACATAGCATCCTTTCGATGCTGCACTGAGACATGAGTCTAAACTCTTGTTCTCATTTGTCTGGCGAGGAGCTTCAACATAAAATTTTACATCTTCGGCGAGGACGATTCCAACTGACGCACAAATGAAAATAGGAGGTGCTATTTTTCAGACTCATGTCACCATCACATGAATATCAAGTCCACCTGTGAAATATTGGCTGGAGGAAAATTTATTACTTATTAACATAAACAACGATGAAGCTTCGCAGTAATTCACTTCATGGTTACTGATATAGGTTGACGTTACCTCGTTCTCCAAATCATAAGTGAATTTTCTTACAACAACATTTATTATGTGTCtgaattattctttttttttctgttgtaaGACTGAGAACTGCAAGTGGGCGATTTGATGGTGTTATGGGTCACATGCAATGCTCTGTGGGGGTCAGATAAAGGAAAGCAGGCACTAGGGCAAGAGGAAATTTGACGACATAAGTAGTACTTGCGAGCCCTCTTTATAAATTATTTTCAGATTTGATTACCAAAATCCTACACTCAGAAATTCGAGAATGTGCTTTTGAGAATCTAATGAAGGTTAAGACAAGCAACTCAATAATCCGATGAAGAATGACAACGAAAGAATACATAGTAATTTACTTTTTCAGAGAACAGACAGCGAAATTACAGCTGGATACAAAATCTTTTGTAATTTTCCAATAATTCTCTGATTTCTGAATTGGCTAATACCACACTGATTAAATgggaagaatttaaaattgaCTCCGCCCAGCATACTGGATCAATAATAATGGATTCAGATTGATTCATGGTGAAGAGAAGAGCAGCAGTATTTGAGACAGTTTTCAATTAATGCAGGTCTGCAGATCGAGGTGTATCTGGTGTTAGGCACTTTGGGAGATACGGAGAAAATTGAGTTGAAAAATACTTATAGATCTCTGGGAGTGCTAGACTGTCAGCTTAGTTCAAAATTATTTGTGGAATTTGGCCAAAGACAATAAAATAGATTGCTCATGGGATGTAGAGAGATCTGAGACGCCTTCTGCTGTGCATAATTGGAAAAAAAGTAATGAAACAGAAATAGAGAGAAAGGGAGGAGTGGAATCAATTTTGGATTGCCATATTATGATGCAGAGATAGTGGTACTTGAACTAAAATAAGGACAGGGCGAAGAGGTCAGAATGCTGATTGTGATCcgtttcagatttaaaaaaactgTATGAGGAACATGGAAGGACTTCAAACATGAAAAAGAATAGAACTAACCGGTTGAGATATATTATTATACTGCTTAGAGCATTGAAGATCTGAACCCAGGCTTCTTGGCCCAGACATAGGAACACTATAACTGCACCAGAGGAACTCAGGAAGGCAAATACATACATACTTCACAATTAAACTGCTCAGAGTCTTTATTACACACTTGCAGAGCTCACTTGACAGGAATACGCAATGGCTTTGGTTTTATTCTTGTCAGCTGTTGATGATATTGGCCAATTCTCCACGTTAGCATATCCACTTGTTCAAAGAATGAAACGTTGCTTCACAAAGAAGCACGATTTGTCAATGCTGGCGTAAGTTCTGATCGACTAATTATTTAATTGCCTGCTGGAATTTTGGACAAAATGCTGTTGAATCTTTGGGTAATATAATGATCATAAAAGCAGTCAATAAAGTGTGCATCGTCATTTAAATCTATAATATTTGTCTTTGCTTTAGAAAAACAATGACAATCAATaaacacaaacaaacagaaaaagagGACTCACAGAAATGCATTTGCATCGTTTATTTAATACAACAGAACACAAAGCATCTTTCATGGCAGAATTGCCACTCAGCGTTATCACCAAACCACTTTAAGATATATTAAGATAGCTAACCAAAAATTTGTCCAAAGGGTTCAGGCTTCAGAACCGCCTCAAAGGAGGATTGGGAAGTAACGTCACCAAAGAATTTAAAGGCTGGAATGTTTGAGTGTACGAACTGATATTTGAAGAATTATGATGATTGTAACCTCTAGCCTTTTTATTCTGACGATCACTTTGTGACATTATGCGAACTCCTGAACTTGAAGAAAGCTAACTTTGACGGTATGAGTCATGCTTTGGTAAGGATACGCTGGCCAAGGATACTTAAGGAGTTAACTGGAAATAGACAACTTCAGTCATTTAAAGAGCAAATGggtgaacttcaacaattgtacATTCCTCACAAGCGTAACAGTAATCAAGAATAGGTGGCTCAACCATAGTTAACAAGGAAAATCAGGGATAGTGTTAAAGCCAAAGACGAGGCACATAAATCGGCCAGAAAAAGTTGCAAACAGAGGACAGgtaacatttaaaatttaacagaGGAGGGCGaacagtttaattcagatagggaaaataaaagatgaaagtAAGCTTACggaaaacataaaaacataaaaacCGACTGCAAAAGCCTCTACCGATATGTGAAGAGGaaaagactggtgaagacaaatgtaggtccttgCAGTTCGAATCAAGatgaattcataatggacaacaaagagaCGGCAGACTAGTTGAACAAgtactttgtatctgtcttcacgaAGGCACAGCATAAGTAACCTTCTTGAAAAACTGGGGACAGAGGGTTAAACGTGAAGGAGGAACAGAATAAAATTCTTAACAGTCAGGAAgtggtattggggaaattgattGGATGAAACACGATAAATGCCCAGGTCCTGATGTTTGCATTCCAGAGTACTTAAAGAAGTGGCCTGAGAAATAACGGACATGTTGCTGATCATTTCCTAGCATTCTGTAGACTCTGAAAATCATCcaatagactggaggatagtaaatgtagCCCTACTATTTAaaaatagagggagagagaaaacgtgTAATGACGGGATGGTCAGCCTGATATCACTGATAGTGAATATgatggaatcaattattaaggatgtaataagtGAGTATTTGCAAAACGGTGGCAGAATTGGTCTATGTCAGCACGGATTCATAAAAGTGAAATGATACTTGACAAATTTTCTAGACAGTTTTGATGATGTGACAAGTCCTGTGGACAAGCGTGAATCAAAAGTTGTTGcatatctggactttcaaaaggcttttgacaatttTCTCTACAATAGATAAGTAAGGCAAATCAATCTTCATTGTATCAGAGGCAATGTATTTACATGGATCAAAAACTGATtgacagacaggaagcagagagccGGAAAGAACGATGCATTTTCAGAGTAACAGGCAGTAATGAATGGTGTGCTGAAGACTTCagttctggaacctctgctgtttACAACatacattaacgatttggacGACGAAATTGAATGCAATCTCACCAAACTTGCAGACGATACCAAACTGAGTctcagtgtgtgctgtgaggaggaagctaagaggctgcagggtgacttggacagttTGGCTGACTGGGTAAATATTTGACAACTTACTTATAAGGCAAATCATTTTCTGAATGGTGaaagtttaggaaaaggtgagatgTACGGAGACCTGAGTGTCATGGTGGGACAATCATTGTTattcaggtgcagcaggcaatgaagcAAGCTCATGGCTtaaggatttgagtataggagtgagGATGTCTTGCTCCAGGtttgcagggccttggtgaggccacactttgaGTATTGTATGCTGTTTTGATTTCCAAGTCTGAGGACGGACATTCTttctattgagggagtccagcaaaggctcaccagactgatccaggatggcaggactgacatatgaaaaaaaaatgaatagacTGGCCTTATATTTTAAGGAACCGAGAAGAGTTCAGAACTAAGGGTGACAGTGTAAGAATAAGGattaagccatttaggactgagatgaggaatgaaTTGTTCaattagagagttgtgaacctctGGAATAGTTTATCatagaaagctgttggggccagttccttagatatattcaagagagagCTGGACAAGGCCCATGCAtggaaagggatcaaggggtatggagaaaaCAGAAACGGGTTCCTGAATGgcatgatctgccatgatcatattgaatgagggTGCATGTTTAATGAGTTGAATGGACAACTCTTGcatctattttctatttttcttcgTTTCTGTATGTGTATCCTTGCACCGATCACGCTCAGGCAACTTTATATTTTAAGTGTCCTCCTTGTAAATTaatgctttttatttttatttatgttttacTGTGGTCTGAAGAAGAAATCATCTTAAGAAAATATTGCGGAGTAATATTTTTCATTATAATCCAGAAATATAAAACTGGTCCTCTTTTAGacattgttttaaacaaaacttcagGACATATGATTTTTTCAAATATTGCCTATCTTATTCCTTAAAACTGAAACTATTTAAAAATGCCTTTAaaccaaacattttgaacagGCTTTAAGTTATCAGTCTTGGCGCTTATTATGCGATACTGCTTCCGCCCTTAACTTACACTATTGCTTTTCATTTGTCCCTTGCCGTGCATTGGCAGGCCCCAGAATGTTTAGTGGAGACTATGCTCCTGAGCTGTGGTACATGCTTTAAAATTTGCCATGATCTCCTGAACTGGATCCTGGACTGAATTCACTCAATTACAAATTCTACTTTATGTCTCACCATAACAAAACAATAATTTAGTTATCATGTTTATCCGTACAATggattaaatgttttaaaacaagaCTACTGTGGTGTCATAATAAACAAATTTCACGAGGATTTGAATGTATTCCGAATAACATATATCTGCTGTTTGAGGTAAGGTGTGCGAAgcaagaccagaactgcataatCTATCAGCTCTGTCTTCACTGAAGGGTTTCTATCCTTTTGTGCACCTCATTATGTAGGTCATGAATGGACTAAATGTACAAATCAGCATATTAATATTGCAGGTTGATTAGCATTGGTGTTTCTCTTTGTGAACTAAGGTTGTATTATTTTAGTTGGAATGGTGTCGGTGAGCAGAGAGTTTTGAAACTTGACCTGCAGAAATACTATGATCAACATTAGTATTGAGAGCGAATTACTAAACTTTGAACTCTTTAGGAGCAAAAAGCAAGGCATCGTTCTGTtgtggaaacattctttccattgGTCTTTATCCGGCATTGAGCAGGATATCGAGGGGAGAATTGAATGTTCAAATAATTTAACACTGAATCGAAATGCGCACATTTTTACCTTCAGATCACTATAATGTTTtagtcaatattttaaaaatgcatgtgaTTAGCAAAGATTAGGGCGTGACCTTGCGCAAAAGTGAAGAAAatttcaagggcatttaaatagtcattggataaacatatggatgaaaatggtatagtgtaggttagatgggcttcagattggttccaca
Protein-coding regions in this window:
- the LOC122543621 gene encoding kappa-type opioid receptor-like; this encodes MANNEDNSFIARIGIIPIVLAPVIILSIIGNSVALWLLIQKKISSPTDVLHLNLTIMNIFTMISETVILLQIIKPLIATEILSRINIIANVFVLYGNPVVMTCIAIDQYIAVVHPIKFQTWRRRQYYVILTIAIWFILFVQSLVAYFITTGPLHELLSCDAQIVLWEENIVVLLCHELFTFFIPILILLSCYAITAKKLIAVGSGKESMTVMKKKALRTILAILALLLCCFAPFHMFELSFGLKSLLGNSGEMIKWYLYYIRPYTWAFTSVNTVFNPLLYIFKSQTFQWRTDFRFVQRILNGKVTSRNVP